The Neofelis nebulosa isolate mNeoNeb1 chromosome 16, mNeoNeb1.pri, whole genome shotgun sequence genome includes a window with the following:
- the DLG4 gene encoding disks large homolog 4 isoform X9: MDCLCIVTTKKYRYQDEDTPPLEHSPAHLPNQANSPPVIVNTDTLEAPGYVNGTEGEMEYEEITLERGNSGLGFSIAGGTDNPHIGDDPSIFITKIIPGGAAAQDGRLRVNDSILFVNEVDVREVTHSAAVEALKEAGSIVRLYVMRRKPPAEKLMEIKLIKGPKGLGFSIAGGVGNQHIPGDNSIYVTKIIEGGAAHKDGRLQIGDKILAVNSVGLEDVMHEDAVAALKNTYDVVYLKVAKPSNAYLSDSYAPPDITTSYSQHLDNEISHSSYLGTDYPTAMTPTSPRRYSPVAKDLLGEEDVPREPRRIVIHRGSTGLGFNIVGGEDGEGIFISFILAGGPADLSGELRKGDQILSVNGVDLRSASHEQAAIALKNAGQTVTIIAQYKPEEYSRFEAKIHDLREQLMNSSLGSGTASLRSNPKRGFYIRALFDYDKTKDCGFLSQALSFRFGDVLHVLDASDEEWWQARRVHPDSEADDIGFIPSKRRVERREWSRLKAKDWGSSSGSQGREDSVLSYETVTQMEVHYARPIIILGPTKDRANDDLLSEFPDKFGSCVPHTTRPKREYEIDGRDYHFVSSREKMEKDIQAHKFIEAGQYNSHLYGTSVQSVREVAEQGKHCILDVSANAVRRLQAAHLHPIAIYIRPRSLENVLEINKRITEEQARKAFDRATKLEQEFTECFSAIVEGDSFEEIYHKVKRVIEDLSGPYIWVPARERL; encoded by the exons ATGGACTGTCTCTGTATAGTGACAACCAAG AAATACCGCTACCAAGATGAAGACACGCCCCCTCTGGAGCACAGCCCGGCCCACCTCCCCAACCAG GCCAATTCTCCTCCTGTGATTGTCAACACAGACACCCTAGAAGCCCCGGGATAT GTGAACGGGACAGAGGGGGAAATGGAATACGAGGAGATCACATTGGAAAGG GGCAACTCAGGTCTGGGCTTCAGCATCGCAGGCGGCACCGACAACCCACACATTGGTGACGACCCGTCCATCTTCATCACCAAGATCATTCCTGGCGGGGCCGCGGCCCAGGACGGCCGCctcag GGTCAACGATAGCATCTTGTTTGTGAATGAGGTGGACGTGCGGGAGGTGACCCACTCAGCCGCGGTGGAGGCCCTCAAGGAGGCGGGCTCCATCGTCCGCCTCTACGTCATGCGGCGGAAGCCTCCAGCTGAGAAGCTTATGGAGATCAAACTCATCAAGGGGCCTAAAG GTCTTGGCTTCAGCATCGCGGGGGGCGTAGGGAACCAACACATCCCCGGAGATAACAGCATCTATGTGACAAAGATCATCGAAGGGGGTGCCGCCCACAAGGACGGGAGGCTGCAGATCGGGGACAAGATTCTAGCG GTCAACAGTGTGGGGCTGGAGGACGTCATGCATGAGGACGCCGTGGCAGCCCTGAAGAACACATATGACGTTGTCTACCTGAAGGTGGCCAAGCCCAGCAATGCCTACCTGAGTGACAGCTACGCTCCCCCAGACATCACAACCT CTTATTCCCAGCACCTGGACAACGAGATTAGTCACAGCAGCTACCTGGGTACCGACTACCCCACAGCCatgacccccacctcccctcgGCGTTACTCCCCGGTGGCCAAGGACCTGCTGGGGGAGGAAGACGTTCCCCGGGAACCGAGGCGCATAGTGATCCACCGGGGCTCCACGGGCCTGGGCTTCAACATTGTGGGTGGCGAGGACGGTGAGGGCATCTTTATCTCCTTCATCCTGGCCGGTGGCCCTGCGGACCTCAGCGGGGAGCTGCGGAAGGGGGACCAGATCCTCTCG GTGAACGGTGTTGACCTCCGCAGTGCCAGCCACGAGCAGGCTGCCATTGCCTTGAAGAACGCGGGCCAGACGGTCACCATCATCGCTCAGTATAAACCGGAAG AGTACAGCCGATTCGAGGCCAAGATCCACGACCTTCGGGAACAGCTCATGAACAGTAGCCTGGGCTCAGGGACCGCCTCCCTGCGGAGCAACCCCAAAAGGGGTTTCTACATCAG GGCCCTGTTTGATTACGACAAGACCAAGGACTGTGGCTTCCTGAGCCAGGCCCTGAGCTTCCGTTTTGGGGACGTGCTGCACGTGCTCGACGCCAGTGACGAGGAGTGGTGGCAGGCACGGCGGGTCCACCCCGACAGCGAGGCCGATGACATCGGCTTCATCCCCAGCAAACGGCG GGTCGAACGACGGGAGTGGTCAAGGTTAAAGGCCAAG GATTGGGGCTCCAGCTCTGGATCACAGG GTCGAGAAGACTCCGTTCTGAGCTACGAGACGGTGACGCAGATGGAAG TGCACTATGCTCGCCCCATCATCATCCTTGGGCCCACCAAGGACCGAGCCAATGATGACCTTCTGTCCGAGTTCCCCGACAAGTTCGGATCCTGTGTTCCCC ATACGACGCGGCCCAAGCGGGAGTATGAGATAGATGGCCGGGATTACCACTTCGTGTCCTCCCgggaaaaaatggagaaggaCATTCAGGCGCACAAGTTCATCGAGGCCGGCCAGTACAACAGCCACCTATATGGAACGAGCGTCCAGTCCGTGCGGGAGGTGGCCGAGCAG gGGAAGCACTGCATCCTCGATGTCTCGGCCAATGCCGTGCGGCGGCTGCAGGCGGCCCACCTGCACCCCATCGCCATCTACATTCGCCCCCGCTCCCTGGAGAATGTGCT AGAGATTAATAAGCGGATCACAGAGGAACAAGCTCGCAAAGCCTTCGACAGAGCCACCAAGCTGGAGCAGGAATTCACAGAGTGCTTCTCAG CCATCGTGGAGGGCGACAGCTTTGAGGAGATCTACCACAAGGTGAAGCGTGTCATCGAGGACCTCTCAGGCCCCTACATCTGGGTCCCAGCCCGAGAGAGACTCTGA
- the DLG4 gene encoding disks large homolog 4 isoform X8, protein MDCLCIVTTKKYRYQDEDTPPLEHSPAHLPNQANSPPVIVNTDTLEAPGYLQVNGTEGEMEYEEITLERGNSGLGFSIAGGTDNPHIGDDPSIFITKIIPGGAAAQDGRLRVNDSILFVNEVDVREVTHSAAVEALKEAGSIVRLYVMRRKPPAEKLMEIKLIKGPKGLGFSIAGGVGNQHIPGDNSIYVTKIIEGGAAHKDGRLQIGDKILAVNSVGLEDVMHEDAVAALKNTYDVVYLKVAKPSNAYLSDSYAPPDITTSYSQHLDNEISHSSYLGTDYPTAMTPTSPRRYSPVAKDLLGEEDVPREPRRIVIHRGSTGLGFNIVGGEDGEGIFISFILAGGPADLSGELRKGDQILSVNGVDLRSASHEQAAIALKNAGQTVTIIAQYKPEEYSRFEAKIHDLREQLMNSSLGSGTASLRSNPKRGFYIRALFDYDKTKDCGFLSQALSFRFGDVLHVLDASDEEWWQARRVHPDSEADDIGFIPSKRRVERREWSRLKAKDWGSSSGSQGREDSVLSYETVTQMEVHYARPIIILGPTKDRANDDLLSEFPDKFGSCVPHTTRPKREYEIDGRDYHFVSSREKMEKDIQAHKFIEAGQYNSHLYGTSVQSVREVAEQGKHCILDVSANAVRRLQAAHLHPIAIYIRPRSLENVLEINKRITEEQARKAFDRATKLEQEFTECFSAIVEGDSFEEIYHKVKRVIEDLSGPYIWVPARERL, encoded by the exons ATGGACTGTCTCTGTATAGTGACAACCAAG AAATACCGCTACCAAGATGAAGACACGCCCCCTCTGGAGCACAGCCCGGCCCACCTCCCCAACCAG GCCAATTCTCCTCCTGTGATTGTCAACACAGACACCCTAGAAGCCCCGGGATAT TTGCAGGTGAACGGGACAGAGGGGGAAATGGAATACGAGGAGATCACATTGGAAAGG GGCAACTCAGGTCTGGGCTTCAGCATCGCAGGCGGCACCGACAACCCACACATTGGTGACGACCCGTCCATCTTCATCACCAAGATCATTCCTGGCGGGGCCGCGGCCCAGGACGGCCGCctcag GGTCAACGATAGCATCTTGTTTGTGAATGAGGTGGACGTGCGGGAGGTGACCCACTCAGCCGCGGTGGAGGCCCTCAAGGAGGCGGGCTCCATCGTCCGCCTCTACGTCATGCGGCGGAAGCCTCCAGCTGAGAAGCTTATGGAGATCAAACTCATCAAGGGGCCTAAAG GTCTTGGCTTCAGCATCGCGGGGGGCGTAGGGAACCAACACATCCCCGGAGATAACAGCATCTATGTGACAAAGATCATCGAAGGGGGTGCCGCCCACAAGGACGGGAGGCTGCAGATCGGGGACAAGATTCTAGCG GTCAACAGTGTGGGGCTGGAGGACGTCATGCATGAGGACGCCGTGGCAGCCCTGAAGAACACATATGACGTTGTCTACCTGAAGGTGGCCAAGCCCAGCAATGCCTACCTGAGTGACAGCTACGCTCCCCCAGACATCACAACCT CTTATTCCCAGCACCTGGACAACGAGATTAGTCACAGCAGCTACCTGGGTACCGACTACCCCACAGCCatgacccccacctcccctcgGCGTTACTCCCCGGTGGCCAAGGACCTGCTGGGGGAGGAAGACGTTCCCCGGGAACCGAGGCGCATAGTGATCCACCGGGGCTCCACGGGCCTGGGCTTCAACATTGTGGGTGGCGAGGACGGTGAGGGCATCTTTATCTCCTTCATCCTGGCCGGTGGCCCTGCGGACCTCAGCGGGGAGCTGCGGAAGGGGGACCAGATCCTCTCG GTGAACGGTGTTGACCTCCGCAGTGCCAGCCACGAGCAGGCTGCCATTGCCTTGAAGAACGCGGGCCAGACGGTCACCATCATCGCTCAGTATAAACCGGAAG AGTACAGCCGATTCGAGGCCAAGATCCACGACCTTCGGGAACAGCTCATGAACAGTAGCCTGGGCTCAGGGACCGCCTCCCTGCGGAGCAACCCCAAAAGGGGTTTCTACATCAG GGCCCTGTTTGATTACGACAAGACCAAGGACTGTGGCTTCCTGAGCCAGGCCCTGAGCTTCCGTTTTGGGGACGTGCTGCACGTGCTCGACGCCAGTGACGAGGAGTGGTGGCAGGCACGGCGGGTCCACCCCGACAGCGAGGCCGATGACATCGGCTTCATCCCCAGCAAACGGCG GGTCGAACGACGGGAGTGGTCAAGGTTAAAGGCCAAG GATTGGGGCTCCAGCTCTGGATCACAGG GTCGAGAAGACTCCGTTCTGAGCTACGAGACGGTGACGCAGATGGAAG TGCACTATGCTCGCCCCATCATCATCCTTGGGCCCACCAAGGACCGAGCCAATGATGACCTTCTGTCCGAGTTCCCCGACAAGTTCGGATCCTGTGTTCCCC ATACGACGCGGCCCAAGCGGGAGTATGAGATAGATGGCCGGGATTACCACTTCGTGTCCTCCCgggaaaaaatggagaaggaCATTCAGGCGCACAAGTTCATCGAGGCCGGCCAGTACAACAGCCACCTATATGGAACGAGCGTCCAGTCCGTGCGGGAGGTGGCCGAGCAG gGGAAGCACTGCATCCTCGATGTCTCGGCCAATGCCGTGCGGCGGCTGCAGGCGGCCCACCTGCACCCCATCGCCATCTACATTCGCCCCCGCTCCCTGGAGAATGTGCT AGAGATTAATAAGCGGATCACAGAGGAACAAGCTCGCAAAGCCTTCGACAGAGCCACCAAGCTGGAGCAGGAATTCACAGAGTGCTTCTCAG CCATCGTGGAGGGCGACAGCTTTGAGGAGATCTACCACAAGGTGAAGCGTGTCATCGAGGACCTCTCAGGCCCCTACATCTGGGTCCCAGCCCGAGAGAGACTCTGA
- the DLG4 gene encoding disks large homolog 4 isoform X4 has translation MSARNRFASMCLCVKYRYQDEDTPPLEHSPAHLPNQANSPPVIVNTDTLEAPGYVNGTEGEMEYEEITLERGNSGLGFSIAGGTDNPHIGDDPSIFITKIIPGGAAAQDGRLRVNDSILFVNEVDVREVTHSAAVEALKEAGSIVRLYVMRRKPPAEKLMEIKLIKGPKGLGFSIAGGVGNQHIPGDNSIYVTKIIEGGAAHKDGRLQIGDKILAVNSVGLEDVMHEDAVAALKNTYDVVYLKVAKPSNAYLSDSYAPPDITTSYSQHLDNEISHSSYLGTDYPTAMTPTSPRRYSPVAKDLLGEEDVPREPRRIVIHRGSTGLGFNIVGGEDGEGIFISFILAGGPADLSGELRKGDQILSVNGVDLRSASHEQAAIALKNAGQTVTIIAQYKPEEYSRFEAKIHDLREQLMNSSLGSGTASLRSNPKRGFYIRALFDYDKTKDCGFLSQALSFRFGDVLHVLDASDEEWWQARRVHPDSEADDIGFIPSKRRVERREWSRLKAKDWGSSSGSQGREDSVLSYETVTQMEVHYARPIIILGPTKDRANDDLLSEFPDKFGSCVPHTTRPKREYEIDGRDYHFVSSREKMEKDIQAHKFIEAGQYNSHLYGTSVQSVREVAEQGKHCILDVSANAVRRLQAAHLHPIAIYIRPRSLENVLEINKRITEEQARKAFDRATKLEQEFTECFSAIVEGDSFEEIYHKVKRVIEDLSGPYIWVPARERL, from the exons atgTCGGCTCGGAACAGATTCGCCTCCATGTGTCTCTGCGTG AAATACCGCTACCAAGATGAAGACACGCCCCCTCTGGAGCACAGCCCGGCCCACCTCCCCAACCAG GCCAATTCTCCTCCTGTGATTGTCAACACAGACACCCTAGAAGCCCCGGGATAT GTGAACGGGACAGAGGGGGAAATGGAATACGAGGAGATCACATTGGAAAGG GGCAACTCAGGTCTGGGCTTCAGCATCGCAGGCGGCACCGACAACCCACACATTGGTGACGACCCGTCCATCTTCATCACCAAGATCATTCCTGGCGGGGCCGCGGCCCAGGACGGCCGCctcag GGTCAACGATAGCATCTTGTTTGTGAATGAGGTGGACGTGCGGGAGGTGACCCACTCAGCCGCGGTGGAGGCCCTCAAGGAGGCGGGCTCCATCGTCCGCCTCTACGTCATGCGGCGGAAGCCTCCAGCTGAGAAGCTTATGGAGATCAAACTCATCAAGGGGCCTAAAG GTCTTGGCTTCAGCATCGCGGGGGGCGTAGGGAACCAACACATCCCCGGAGATAACAGCATCTATGTGACAAAGATCATCGAAGGGGGTGCCGCCCACAAGGACGGGAGGCTGCAGATCGGGGACAAGATTCTAGCG GTCAACAGTGTGGGGCTGGAGGACGTCATGCATGAGGACGCCGTGGCAGCCCTGAAGAACACATATGACGTTGTCTACCTGAAGGTGGCCAAGCCCAGCAATGCCTACCTGAGTGACAGCTACGCTCCCCCAGACATCACAACCT CTTATTCCCAGCACCTGGACAACGAGATTAGTCACAGCAGCTACCTGGGTACCGACTACCCCACAGCCatgacccccacctcccctcgGCGTTACTCCCCGGTGGCCAAGGACCTGCTGGGGGAGGAAGACGTTCCCCGGGAACCGAGGCGCATAGTGATCCACCGGGGCTCCACGGGCCTGGGCTTCAACATTGTGGGTGGCGAGGACGGTGAGGGCATCTTTATCTCCTTCATCCTGGCCGGTGGCCCTGCGGACCTCAGCGGGGAGCTGCGGAAGGGGGACCAGATCCTCTCG GTGAACGGTGTTGACCTCCGCAGTGCCAGCCACGAGCAGGCTGCCATTGCCTTGAAGAACGCGGGCCAGACGGTCACCATCATCGCTCAGTATAAACCGGAAG AGTACAGCCGATTCGAGGCCAAGATCCACGACCTTCGGGAACAGCTCATGAACAGTAGCCTGGGCTCAGGGACCGCCTCCCTGCGGAGCAACCCCAAAAGGGGTTTCTACATCAG GGCCCTGTTTGATTACGACAAGACCAAGGACTGTGGCTTCCTGAGCCAGGCCCTGAGCTTCCGTTTTGGGGACGTGCTGCACGTGCTCGACGCCAGTGACGAGGAGTGGTGGCAGGCACGGCGGGTCCACCCCGACAGCGAGGCCGATGACATCGGCTTCATCCCCAGCAAACGGCG GGTCGAACGACGGGAGTGGTCAAGGTTAAAGGCCAAG GATTGGGGCTCCAGCTCTGGATCACAGG GTCGAGAAGACTCCGTTCTGAGCTACGAGACGGTGACGCAGATGGAAG TGCACTATGCTCGCCCCATCATCATCCTTGGGCCCACCAAGGACCGAGCCAATGATGACCTTCTGTCCGAGTTCCCCGACAAGTTCGGATCCTGTGTTCCCC ATACGACGCGGCCCAAGCGGGAGTATGAGATAGATGGCCGGGATTACCACTTCGTGTCCTCCCgggaaaaaatggagaaggaCATTCAGGCGCACAAGTTCATCGAGGCCGGCCAGTACAACAGCCACCTATATGGAACGAGCGTCCAGTCCGTGCGGGAGGTGGCCGAGCAG gGGAAGCACTGCATCCTCGATGTCTCGGCCAATGCCGTGCGGCGGCTGCAGGCGGCCCACCTGCACCCCATCGCCATCTACATTCGCCCCCGCTCCCTGGAGAATGTGCT AGAGATTAATAAGCGGATCACAGAGGAACAAGCTCGCAAAGCCTTCGACAGAGCCACCAAGCTGGAGCAGGAATTCACAGAGTGCTTCTCAG CCATCGTGGAGGGCGACAGCTTTGAGGAGATCTACCACAAGGTGAAGCGTGTCATCGAGGACCTCTCAGGCCCCTACATCTGGGTCCCAGCCCGAGAGAGACTCTGA
- the DLG4 gene encoding disks large homolog 4 isoform X1 yields the protein MEYEEITLERGNSGLGFSIAGGTDNPHIGDDPSIFITKIIPGGAAAQDGRLRVNDSILFVNEVDVREVTHSAAVEALKEAGSIVRLYVMRRKPPAEKLMEIKLIKGPKGLGFSIAGGVGNQHIPGDNSIYVTKIIEGGAAHKDGRLQIGDKILAVNSVGLEDVMHEDAVAALKNTYDVVYLKVAKPSNAYLSDSYAPPDITTSYSQHLDNEISHSSYLGTDYPTAMTPTSPRRYSPVAKDLLGEEDVPREPRRIVIHRGSTGLGFNIVGGEDGEGIFISFILAGGPADLSGELRKGDQILSVNGVDLRSASHEQAAIALKNAGQTVTIIAQYKPEEYSRFEAKIHDLREQLMNSSLGSGTASLRSNPKRGFYIRALFDYDKTKDCGFLSQALSFRFGDVLHVLDASDEEWWQARRVHPDSEADDIGFIPSKRRVERREWSRLKAKDWGSSSGSQGREDSVLSYETVTQMEVHYARPIIILGPTKDRANDDLLSEFPDKFGSCVPHTTRPKREYEIDGRDYHFVSSREKMEKDIQAHKFIEAGQYNSHLYGTSVQSVREVAEQGKHCILDVSANAVRRLQAAHLHPIAIYIRPRSLENVLEINKRITEEQARKAFDRATKLEQEFTECFSAIVEGDSFEEIYHKVKRVIEDLSGPYIWVPARERL from the exons ATGGAATACGAGGAGATCACATTGGAAAGG GGCAACTCAGGTCTGGGCTTCAGCATCGCAGGCGGCACCGACAACCCACACATTGGTGACGACCCGTCCATCTTCATCACCAAGATCATTCCTGGCGGGGCCGCGGCCCAGGACGGCCGCctcag GGTCAACGATAGCATCTTGTTTGTGAATGAGGTGGACGTGCGGGAGGTGACCCACTCAGCCGCGGTGGAGGCCCTCAAGGAGGCGGGCTCCATCGTCCGCCTCTACGTCATGCGGCGGAAGCCTCCAGCTGAGAAGCTTATGGAGATCAAACTCATCAAGGGGCCTAAAG GTCTTGGCTTCAGCATCGCGGGGGGCGTAGGGAACCAACACATCCCCGGAGATAACAGCATCTATGTGACAAAGATCATCGAAGGGGGTGCCGCCCACAAGGACGGGAGGCTGCAGATCGGGGACAAGATTCTAGCG GTCAACAGTGTGGGGCTGGAGGACGTCATGCATGAGGACGCCGTGGCAGCCCTGAAGAACACATATGACGTTGTCTACCTGAAGGTGGCCAAGCCCAGCAATGCCTACCTGAGTGACAGCTACGCTCCCCCAGACATCACAACCT CTTATTCCCAGCACCTGGACAACGAGATTAGTCACAGCAGCTACCTGGGTACCGACTACCCCACAGCCatgacccccacctcccctcgGCGTTACTCCCCGGTGGCCAAGGACCTGCTGGGGGAGGAAGACGTTCCCCGGGAACCGAGGCGCATAGTGATCCACCGGGGCTCCACGGGCCTGGGCTTCAACATTGTGGGTGGCGAGGACGGTGAGGGCATCTTTATCTCCTTCATCCTGGCCGGTGGCCCTGCGGACCTCAGCGGGGAGCTGCGGAAGGGGGACCAGATCCTCTCG GTGAACGGTGTTGACCTCCGCAGTGCCAGCCACGAGCAGGCTGCCATTGCCTTGAAGAACGCGGGCCAGACGGTCACCATCATCGCTCAGTATAAACCGGAAG AGTACAGCCGATTCGAGGCCAAGATCCACGACCTTCGGGAACAGCTCATGAACAGTAGCCTGGGCTCAGGGACCGCCTCCCTGCGGAGCAACCCCAAAAGGGGTTTCTACATCAG GGCCCTGTTTGATTACGACAAGACCAAGGACTGTGGCTTCCTGAGCCAGGCCCTGAGCTTCCGTTTTGGGGACGTGCTGCACGTGCTCGACGCCAGTGACGAGGAGTGGTGGCAGGCACGGCGGGTCCACCCCGACAGCGAGGCCGATGACATCGGCTTCATCCCCAGCAAACGGCG GGTCGAACGACGGGAGTGGTCAAGGTTAAAGGCCAAG GATTGGGGCTCCAGCTCTGGATCACAGG GTCGAGAAGACTCCGTTCTGAGCTACGAGACGGTGACGCAGATGGAAG TGCACTATGCTCGCCCCATCATCATCCTTGGGCCCACCAAGGACCGAGCCAATGATGACCTTCTGTCCGAGTTCCCCGACAAGTTCGGATCCTGTGTTCCCC ATACGACGCGGCCCAAGCGGGAGTATGAGATAGATGGCCGGGATTACCACTTCGTGTCCTCCCgggaaaaaatggagaaggaCATTCAGGCGCACAAGTTCATCGAGGCCGGCCAGTACAACAGCCACCTATATGGAACGAGCGTCCAGTCCGTGCGGGAGGTGGCCGAGCAG gGGAAGCACTGCATCCTCGATGTCTCGGCCAATGCCGTGCGGCGGCTGCAGGCGGCCCACCTGCACCCCATCGCCATCTACATTCGCCCCCGCTCCCTGGAGAATGTGCT AGAGATTAATAAGCGGATCACAGAGGAACAAGCTCGCAAAGCCTTCGACAGAGCCACCAAGCTGGAGCAGGAATTCACAGAGTGCTTCTCAG CCATCGTGGAGGGCGACAGCTTTGAGGAGATCTACCACAAGGTGAAGCGTGTCATCGAGGACCTCTCAGGCCCCTACATCTGGGTCCCAGCCCGAGAGAGACTCTGA
- the DLG4 gene encoding disks large homolog 4 isoform X3 gives MSARNRFASMCLCVKYRYQDEDTPPLEHSPAHLPNQANSPPVIVNTDTLEAPGYLQVNGTEGEMEYEEITLERGNSGLGFSIAGGTDNPHIGDDPSIFITKIIPGGAAAQDGRLRVNDSILFVNEVDVREVTHSAAVEALKEAGSIVRLYVMRRKPPAEKLMEIKLIKGPKGLGFSIAGGVGNQHIPGDNSIYVTKIIEGGAAHKDGRLQIGDKILAVNSVGLEDVMHEDAVAALKNTYDVVYLKVAKPSNAYLSDSYAPPDITTSYSQHLDNEISHSSYLGTDYPTAMTPTSPRRYSPVAKDLLGEEDVPREPRRIVIHRGSTGLGFNIVGGEDGEGIFISFILAGGPADLSGELRKGDQILSVNGVDLRSASHEQAAIALKNAGQTVTIIAQYKPEEYSRFEAKIHDLREQLMNSSLGSGTASLRSNPKRGFYIRALFDYDKTKDCGFLSQALSFRFGDVLHVLDASDEEWWQARRVHPDSEADDIGFIPSKRRVERREWSRLKAKDWGSSSGSQGREDSVLSYETVTQMEVHYARPIIILGPTKDRANDDLLSEFPDKFGSCVPHTTRPKREYEIDGRDYHFVSSREKMEKDIQAHKFIEAGQYNSHLYGTSVQSVREVAEQGKHCILDVSANAVRRLQAAHLHPIAIYIRPRSLENVLEINKRITEEQARKAFDRATKLEQEFTECFSAIVEGDSFEEIYHKVKRVIEDLSGPYIWVPARERL, from the exons atgTCGGCTCGGAACAGATTCGCCTCCATGTGTCTCTGCGTG AAATACCGCTACCAAGATGAAGACACGCCCCCTCTGGAGCACAGCCCGGCCCACCTCCCCAACCAG GCCAATTCTCCTCCTGTGATTGTCAACACAGACACCCTAGAAGCCCCGGGATAT TTGCAGGTGAACGGGACAGAGGGGGAAATGGAATACGAGGAGATCACATTGGAAAGG GGCAACTCAGGTCTGGGCTTCAGCATCGCAGGCGGCACCGACAACCCACACATTGGTGACGACCCGTCCATCTTCATCACCAAGATCATTCCTGGCGGGGCCGCGGCCCAGGACGGCCGCctcag GGTCAACGATAGCATCTTGTTTGTGAATGAGGTGGACGTGCGGGAGGTGACCCACTCAGCCGCGGTGGAGGCCCTCAAGGAGGCGGGCTCCATCGTCCGCCTCTACGTCATGCGGCGGAAGCCTCCAGCTGAGAAGCTTATGGAGATCAAACTCATCAAGGGGCCTAAAG GTCTTGGCTTCAGCATCGCGGGGGGCGTAGGGAACCAACACATCCCCGGAGATAACAGCATCTATGTGACAAAGATCATCGAAGGGGGTGCCGCCCACAAGGACGGGAGGCTGCAGATCGGGGACAAGATTCTAGCG GTCAACAGTGTGGGGCTGGAGGACGTCATGCATGAGGACGCCGTGGCAGCCCTGAAGAACACATATGACGTTGTCTACCTGAAGGTGGCCAAGCCCAGCAATGCCTACCTGAGTGACAGCTACGCTCCCCCAGACATCACAACCT CTTATTCCCAGCACCTGGACAACGAGATTAGTCACAGCAGCTACCTGGGTACCGACTACCCCACAGCCatgacccccacctcccctcgGCGTTACTCCCCGGTGGCCAAGGACCTGCTGGGGGAGGAAGACGTTCCCCGGGAACCGAGGCGCATAGTGATCCACCGGGGCTCCACGGGCCTGGGCTTCAACATTGTGGGTGGCGAGGACGGTGAGGGCATCTTTATCTCCTTCATCCTGGCCGGTGGCCCTGCGGACCTCAGCGGGGAGCTGCGGAAGGGGGACCAGATCCTCTCG GTGAACGGTGTTGACCTCCGCAGTGCCAGCCACGAGCAGGCTGCCATTGCCTTGAAGAACGCGGGCCAGACGGTCACCATCATCGCTCAGTATAAACCGGAAG AGTACAGCCGATTCGAGGCCAAGATCCACGACCTTCGGGAACAGCTCATGAACAGTAGCCTGGGCTCAGGGACCGCCTCCCTGCGGAGCAACCCCAAAAGGGGTTTCTACATCAG GGCCCTGTTTGATTACGACAAGACCAAGGACTGTGGCTTCCTGAGCCAGGCCCTGAGCTTCCGTTTTGGGGACGTGCTGCACGTGCTCGACGCCAGTGACGAGGAGTGGTGGCAGGCACGGCGGGTCCACCCCGACAGCGAGGCCGATGACATCGGCTTCATCCCCAGCAAACGGCG GGTCGAACGACGGGAGTGGTCAAGGTTAAAGGCCAAG GATTGGGGCTCCAGCTCTGGATCACAGG GTCGAGAAGACTCCGTTCTGAGCTACGAGACGGTGACGCAGATGGAAG TGCACTATGCTCGCCCCATCATCATCCTTGGGCCCACCAAGGACCGAGCCAATGATGACCTTCTGTCCGAGTTCCCCGACAAGTTCGGATCCTGTGTTCCCC ATACGACGCGGCCCAAGCGGGAGTATGAGATAGATGGCCGGGATTACCACTTCGTGTCCTCCCgggaaaaaatggagaaggaCATTCAGGCGCACAAGTTCATCGAGGCCGGCCAGTACAACAGCCACCTATATGGAACGAGCGTCCAGTCCGTGCGGGAGGTGGCCGAGCAG gGGAAGCACTGCATCCTCGATGTCTCGGCCAATGCCGTGCGGCGGCTGCAGGCGGCCCACCTGCACCCCATCGCCATCTACATTCGCCCCCGCTCCCTGGAGAATGTGCT AGAGATTAATAAGCGGATCACAGAGGAACAAGCTCGCAAAGCCTTCGACAGAGCCACCAAGCTGGAGCAGGAATTCACAGAGTGCTTCTCAG CCATCGTGGAGGGCGACAGCTTTGAGGAGATCTACCACAAGGTGAAGCGTGTCATCGAGGACCTCTCAGGCCCCTACATCTGGGTCCCAGCCCGAGAGAGACTCTGA